In Stenotrophomonas sp. ESTM1D_MKCIP4_1, a single genomic region encodes these proteins:
- the serC gene encoding 3-phosphoserine/phosphohydroxythreonine transaminase — protein MTRAFNFSAGPATLPESVLRQAQAEMLDWHGAGASIVEMSHRGPEFMSVAAEAEADLRRLLDIPDDYAVLFLPGGATTQQALIPLNFAQAGQRADYVVSGHWGKTAVKQAGPYVDVNITASSEANGYRELPARAGWQLSADAAYVHITANETIHGVEFRDVPDTGDVPLVADFSSSIASEPLDVRRYGVIYAGAQKNLGPVGIAVMIIRRDLLERSGQARADIFDYRSHVARDSMLNTPPTWNWYLAGLVFKWMLAEGGVVEFAKRNAAKAALVYGAIDASGGFYRNEVAHSARSRMNIPFFLPNADLDARFVAEAKAAGLLALKGHKVVGGIRASLYNAMPLAGAEALVAFMADFQQRNG, from the coding sequence ATGACGCGCGCGTTCAACTTCAGTGCCGGCCCTGCAACCTTGCCGGAATCGGTCCTGCGCCAGGCGCAGGCGGAAATGCTGGACTGGCACGGTGCCGGCGCCTCGATCGTGGAAATGAGCCATCGCGGCCCGGAATTCATGTCCGTGGCGGCCGAGGCCGAGGCCGACCTGCGCCGCCTGCTTGATATCCCCGATGACTACGCCGTGCTGTTCCTGCCCGGCGGCGCCACCACCCAGCAGGCGCTCATCCCGCTCAACTTCGCCCAGGCCGGCCAGCGTGCCGATTACGTGGTCAGTGGCCACTGGGGCAAAACGGCCGTCAAGCAGGCCGGACCCTATGTGGACGTCAACATCACCGCCAGCAGCGAAGCCAATGGCTATCGCGAACTGCCCGCGCGCGCCGGCTGGCAGCTCTCGGCCGATGCTGCGTACGTGCACATCACCGCCAACGAGACCATCCACGGCGTTGAATTCCGTGATGTGCCCGATACCGGCGATGTCCCGCTGGTGGCCGATTTCAGTTCGTCCATCGCCAGCGAACCGCTGGATGTGCGCCGTTATGGCGTCATCTATGCCGGCGCGCAGAAGAACCTGGGCCCGGTCGGCATCGCGGTGATGATCATCCGCCGCGACCTGCTCGAGCGCAGCGGCCAGGCCCGCGCGGACATCTTCGATTACCGCTCGCACGTCGCCCGCGATTCGATGCTAAACACCCCGCCCACCTGGAACTGGTATCTGGCCGGCCTGGTGTTCAAGTGGATGCTGGCCGAAGGCGGCGTGGTGGAGTTCGCCAAGCGCAATGCCGCCAAGGCCGCGCTGGTGTACGGCGCCATCGATGCGTCCGGCGGCTTCTACCGCAACGAAGTCGCGCATTCGGCGCGCTCGCGGATGAACATCCCGTTCTTCCTGCCCAACGCCGATCTCGATGCCCGTTTCGTGGCCGAAGCCAAGGCCGCCGGCCTGCTGGCGCTGAAGGGCCACAAGGTGGTCGGTGGCATCCGTGCCTCGCTGTACAACGCCATGCCGCTGGCCGGGGCCGAGGCGCTGGTCGCCTTCATGGCCGATTTCCAGCAGCGCAACGGCTGA
- a CDS encoding FHA domain-containing protein, whose product MQNLLVHFSQQQQPDQPLRPGVQRIVRQANGSVRLGDPGHGALLLAQFCMDDRGLWLQVGNGIRSIHVNGRPVRRMALLRAGDAVYVDGVEMVLQGEVESLLQAPSPLPGSEGNADEQRLLRGVGGLHHGRSYTLSRPRLIGRGGDVDIEIDDPAFAEQHARVEVHGDRVLLRDLGSADGTRVNGVAVRHCWLQPGDQVVFDGQHRFVLEVPHDPRRRPLPAEDDAGQDAEQVAHAPVAPRRVRRWPWLLASALLLAGVISLLLWFGAR is encoded by the coding sequence GTGCAGAACCTGCTTGTTCACTTCAGTCAGCAACAACAGCCCGACCAGCCCCTGCGGCCCGGGGTGCAGCGCATCGTGCGCCAGGCAAACGGCAGTGTGCGGCTGGGCGACCCCGGCCATGGCGCGCTGCTGCTGGCGCAGTTCTGCATGGACGACCGCGGTCTCTGGCTGCAGGTGGGCAACGGCATCCGCAGCATCCACGTGAACGGCCGCCCGGTGCGGCGCATGGCCCTGCTGCGCGCAGGCGATGCGGTGTACGTGGATGGCGTGGAAATGGTCCTGCAGGGTGAAGTGGAAAGCCTGCTGCAGGCACCGTCGCCGCTGCCGGGCAGCGAGGGCAATGCCGATGAGCAGCGCCTGCTGCGTGGCGTGGGCGGCCTGCATCATGGCCGCAGTTACACCCTCTCGCGCCCGCGCCTGATCGGCCGTGGCGGCGATGTCGATATCGAGATCGACGATCCCGCATTTGCCGAACAGCACGCGCGCGTGGAAGTGCATGGCGACCGCGTGCTGCTGCGCGACCTGGGCAGTGCCGACGGCACCCGGGTCAACGGTGTGGCGGTGCGCCACTGCTGGCTGCAGCCGGGCGACCAGGTGGTGTTTGATGGCCAGCACCGGTTCGTGCTGGAAGTGCCGCATGATCCACGTCGGCGCCCCTTGCCGGCCGAAGACGACGCAGGCCAGGACGCCGAACAGGTCGCGCATGCCCCCGTGGCGCCGCGCCGGGTCCGGCGTTGGCCCTGGCTGCTGGCCAGTGCGCTGCTGCTGGCTGGCGTGATCAGCCTGCTGCTCTGGTTCGGCGCCCGCTGA
- a CDS encoding polyhydroxyalkanoic acid system family protein: MSTIDVRHAHALPDAQAREAIEQVAAKLGERFGLKSAWSADVLNFSGSGVDGAIELQPGAVRVTAKLGFLLSAMKGMVESEIQRVLKEKLG, translated from the coding sequence ATGTCCACCATTGATGTCCGCCACGCCCACGCCCTGCCTGATGCACAGGCCCGCGAAGCCATCGAACAGGTTGCTGCCAAGCTGGGGGAACGCTTCGGCCTGAAATCCGCCTGGAGCGCCGACGTGCTGAACTTCAGCGGCAGCGGCGTGGATGGCGCCATCGAACTGCAGCCGGGCGCGGTGCGCGTGACCGCCAAGCTGGGTTTCCTGCTGTCGGCCATGAAGGGCATGGTGGAAAGCGAGATCCAGCGTGTGCTGAAGGAAAAGCTGGGCTGA
- a CDS encoding phasin family protein yields MNHYENDDRRDDDASFGEQAERFSRRFSDSAQQVWLAGLGALGRAQAEGGRFFDGLVKEGEAWEARRRERSGEQGPGWRDNVETSLDEAREKASGTWNKVEKAFDDQVQGVLKRLHVPTADELAALEARLDALHARLAKLENRDASGSDAPAPGSHQSPGGVP; encoded by the coding sequence ATGAACCACTACGAGAATGACGACCGCCGCGACGACGACGCTTCGTTCGGCGAACAGGCCGAGCGCTTTTCGCGCAGGTTCAGTGATTCGGCACAGCAGGTCTGGCTGGCCGGCCTGGGTGCCCTGGGCCGCGCGCAGGCCGAAGGCGGCCGCTTCTTCGATGGCCTGGTGAAGGAAGGCGAAGCCTGGGAAGCACGCCGCCGCGAGCGCAGCGGTGAGCAGGGGCCGGGCTGGCGCGACAACGTGGAAACCTCGCTGGACGAGGCCCGCGAAAAGGCCTCCGGCACCTGGAACAAGGTGGAAAAGGCCTTCGATGACCAGGTGCAGGGCGTACTCAAGCGCCTGCACGTGCCCACCGCCGATGAACTGGCCGCGCTCGAAGCGCGCCTTGACGCCCTGCATGCGCGGCTGGCCAAGCTGGAAAACCGGGACGCCTCGGGCAGCGATGCGCCGGCGCCGGGCAGCCATCAATCGCCCGGTGGCGTGCCCTGA
- a CDS encoding restriction endonuclease: protein MLPWILALLSALLTCTLAIVYLWWIKRRRTEMQLGLQALAGMHWREFSTLIKRMLREQRGLREVADPTEEAREPSSDFLLSDGPHTWLVSCKHGLAYRIGTAAVNELGAVARLGGAKGGLLITEGRVERDGLAAADKQAVEVLDGPRLWPLLQPYLPVEIETRVRATARHEALRRIAIAALGAVTLGLLVGLGLQGLHVEPSAFAATSTPPPAPAVAAAPPAAAAVSSAEEVPAPAEPAPAVPATAAPAAAAADDDRNDPNPDTATLDRYQADLARALSRQPGIASGVWLTRQTLAINRTGELEAVWPRVCQEVLRYPALRNVRVQLNARPGVDEPVRWRQCATY from the coding sequence ATGCTCCCTTGGATTCTGGCCCTGCTGTCGGCCCTGCTTACCTGCACCCTGGCAATCGTCTATCTGTGGTGGATCAAGCGGCGGCGAACGGAAATGCAACTGGGGCTGCAGGCCCTGGCGGGCATGCATTGGCGCGAGTTCTCGACGCTGATCAAGCGCATGCTGCGCGAGCAGCGCGGCCTGCGCGAAGTGGCCGACCCGACCGAGGAAGCCCGCGAGCCGAGCAGTGATTTCCTGCTCAGCGATGGGCCCCATACCTGGCTGGTCTCCTGCAAGCACGGGCTGGCGTACCGCATTGGTACGGCCGCGGTGAATGAGCTGGGCGCCGTTGCACGCCTGGGCGGCGCCAAGGGTGGCCTGCTGATCACCGAGGGTCGCGTCGAGCGCGACGGCCTGGCCGCAGCGGACAAGCAAGCGGTGGAGGTGCTGGACGGTCCGCGCCTGTGGCCGCTGCTGCAGCCGTACCTGCCGGTTGAAATTGAAACGCGCGTGCGCGCGACGGCCCGCCACGAGGCACTGCGCCGCATTGCCATTGCCGCCTTGGGCGCGGTGACCCTGGGCCTGCTGGTCGGGCTGGGCCTGCAGGGCCTGCATGTGGAGCCCAGCGCATTTGCGGCCACCAGCACCCCGCCACCGGCACCTGCGGTGGCCGCCGCCCCGCCCGCTGCTGCGGCGGTGTCGAGCGCCGAGGAAGTCCCCGCACCGGCCGAACCTGCGCCCGCGGTGCCGGCAACGGCCGCGCCCGCTGCAGCCGCCGCCGACGACGACCGCAACGATCCCAATCCCGATACGGCCACGCTGGACCGTTACCAGGCGGACCTGGCACGCGCGCTGTCGCGCCAGCCCGGCATCGCCAGCGGCGTCTGGCTGACCCGGCAGACCCTGGCCATCAACCGCACGGGCGAACTTGAAGCCGTGTGGCCGCGGGTCTGCCAGGAAGTGCTGCGCTACCCGGCCCTGCGCAACGTGCGCGTGCAGCTCAATGCACGCCCCGGCGTGGACGAGCCGGTGCGCTGGCGGCAGTGCGCTACGTATTGA
- a CDS encoding type II toxin-antitoxin system HicB family antitoxin — MIEAGDERTAWGVVVPDLPGCFSAADTLDDALSSAEEAALGWIDAALDAGRPIPTPSAPQELVCEADTETRWILAYIHVDPALLDDTVERVNISLPRRILARLDAQAKAAGESRSSYIAHLAALR, encoded by the coding sequence TTGATCGAAGCCGGTGACGAACGCACAGCCTGGGGTGTGGTGGTGCCCGATCTGCCGGGATGCTTCTCGGCCGCCGATACCCTCGATGATGCGCTCAGTTCTGCCGAGGAGGCCGCGCTTGGGTGGATTGACGCCGCGCTGGATGCGGGTCGCCCCATCCCGACGCCGTCCGCGCCGCAGGAGCTCGTCTGCGAAGCGGATACTGAAACGCGGTGGATTCTTGCTTACATCCACGTTGACCCGGCCCTGCTGGATGACACCGTTGAGCGGGTCAACATCAGCCTGCCACGGCGGATCCTGGCGAGGCTGGATGCGCAGGCCAAGGCGGCCGGTGAATCGCGTTCGAGCTACATCGCTCATCTGGCTGCGTTGCGCTGA
- a CDS encoding type II toxin-antitoxin system HicA family toxin: MKSGDLIRELRAAGWTCSRIGGSHHVFTHPRSPHIITVPHPRKDPGIGLVRAIRKLAGLT; the protein is encoded by the coding sequence ATGAAAAGCGGGGACCTCATCCGGGAACTACGCGCGGCGGGCTGGACGTGCAGCCGTATTGGTGGCTCCCACCATGTGTTCACACATCCGCGTAGCCCGCACATCATTACCGTGCCGCATCCCAGGAAAGATCCGGGAATTGGCCTGGTCCGGGCAATCCGGAAGCTTGCTGGGCTGACGTAG
- the hutC gene encoding histidine utilization repressor, with product MKASKSATLNQRIRSDLESRILSGEWAPGFRIPYEHELMEQYGCSRMTVNKVLTALAESGMIERRRRAGSFVARQPPHLEQVALEIPDIAMEVGSRGHQYAYRLLQRELRLAEPGNAGEVELAGSEPLLAMRCLHLADGRPLALEHRLISPVGVPEVLEIDFSTTAPGSWLLQNVSWTRAQHRISAWGADAATAKLLDVKPGTACLVIERLTWRGDQPITRVRQMFLGDAWDLVARFAPGAR from the coding sequence GTGAAGGCCAGCAAGTCCGCCACGCTCAACCAGCGCATCCGCAGCGATCTGGAAAGCCGCATCCTCAGCGGAGAATGGGCGCCGGGTTTCCGCATTCCCTACGAGCACGAACTGATGGAGCAGTACGGCTGCTCGCGGATGACGGTGAACAAGGTGCTGACCGCCCTGGCAGAGAGCGGCATGATCGAGCGGCGGCGCCGTGCCGGTTCCTTCGTGGCCCGGCAGCCCCCGCACCTGGAACAGGTGGCGCTGGAAATTCCCGATATCGCCATGGAAGTCGGCTCGCGCGGCCATCAGTACGCCTACCGGCTGCTGCAGCGCGAACTGCGCCTGGCCGAGCCCGGCAATGCCGGTGAAGTCGAACTGGCTGGCAGCGAGCCGCTGCTGGCGATGCGTTGCCTGCACCTGGCCGATGGACGGCCCCTGGCGCTGGAACATCGCCTGATCAGCCCGGTGGGCGTGCCGGAAGTGCTGGAGATCGATTTCAGCACCACCGCGCCGGGCAGCTGGCTGCTGCAGAACGTGTCCTGGACCCGCGCCCAGCACCGCATCAGTGCCTGGGGTGCGGATGCGGCCACGGCCAAGCTGCTGGACGTGAAACCGGGCACGGCCTGCCTGGTCATCGAGCGCCTGACCTGGCGCGGCGATCAGCCCATCACCCGCGTACGGCAGATGTTCCTCGGCGATGCCTGGGATCTGGTGGCGCGGTTCGCGCCCGGGGCGCGGTAG
- a CDS encoding formimidoylglutamate deiminase, with product MSDSRYPLCFHAAHALLPQGWARDVRLQVQGGRIAALDAGQGAKDGDARVGILLPGLPNLHSHAFQRGMAGLTEIGGGDGDSFWSWRELMYRFLAHLRPEAVQAIAAQAYMEMLESGFTRVGEFHYLHHQADGQPYTDRAEMSSRIAAAAAQTGIGLTLLPVFYAHADFGGAAPNPAQRRLIHDVDGFARLLEGAKTALSTLPDAVLGIAPHSLRAVTGAELDALLPLTTGPVHIHIAEQVREVEACLAWSGQRPVQWLYEHAPVDERWCLVHATHITDAERAQMVASRAVAGLCPITEANLGDGLFPMQAFAREGGRFGVGSDSNVLIDAAEELRLLEYGQRLALRGRNVLAPDATRSSGRFLFEGALHGGGQALGVAAGLQVGASADLVELDPAHPALQARQGDAWLDSWVFAARNGALRSVWRHGRQVVADGRHLQREAITTAFAAALRGVLG from the coding sequence ATGTCCGATTCGCGTTACCCGCTGTGTTTCCATGCCGCCCATGCGCTGTTGCCGCAGGGCTGGGCGCGCGACGTGCGCCTGCAGGTACAGGGCGGCCGCATCGCCGCCCTTGACGCGGGGCAGGGCGCAAAGGACGGCGACGCACGCGTGGGCATCCTGTTGCCGGGCCTGCCCAACCTGCACAGCCACGCCTTCCAGCGCGGCATGGCCGGGCTGACCGAGATCGGTGGCGGTGACGGTGACAGCTTCTGGAGCTGGCGCGAACTGATGTACCGCTTTCTGGCCCATCTGCGCCCCGAAGCGGTGCAGGCCATTGCCGCCCAGGCCTACATGGAAATGCTGGAAAGCGGCTTCACCCGCGTCGGCGAATTCCACTACCTGCACCACCAGGCCGATGGCCAGCCCTACACCGACCGGGCCGAAATGAGCTCGCGCATCGCGGCCGCTGCCGCGCAGACCGGCATCGGCCTGACCCTGCTGCCGGTGTTCTACGCCCACGCCGATTTTGGTGGCGCCGCGCCCAATCCCGCGCAGCGCCGGCTGATCCACGATGTGGACGGATTCGCACGGCTGCTGGAAGGCGCGAAGACCGCCCTGTCCACGCTGCCCGATGCGGTGCTGGGCATCGCGCCGCACAGCCTGCGCGCGGTCACTGGCGCGGAACTGGATGCGCTGCTGCCGCTGACGACCGGGCCGGTGCACATCCACATTGCCGAGCAGGTGCGCGAGGTCGAGGCCTGCCTGGCCTGGAGCGGCCAACGACCGGTGCAGTGGCTGTACGAGCACGCCCCGGTGGATGAGCGCTGGTGCCTCGTGCACGCCACCCACATCACCGATGCCGAGCGCGCGCAGATGGTGGCCAGCCGGGCGGTGGCCGGGCTGTGCCCGATCACGGAAGCCAATCTGGGCGATGGCCTGTTCCCGATGCAGGCGTTCGCACGCGAAGGCGGGCGCTTCGGCGTCGGCTCCGATTCCAACGTACTGATCGACGCTGCCGAGGAACTGCGCCTGCTGGAATACGGCCAGCGCCTGGCGCTGCGCGGGCGCAACGTACTGGCCCCGGATGCGACCCGCAGCAGCGGCCGCTTCCTGTTCGAGGGCGCACTGCACGGCGGCGGCCAGGCCTTGGGTGTGGCTGCGGGGTTGCAGGTCGGGGCCAGTGCCGATCTGGTCGAACTGGACCCCGCGCATCCGGCGCTGCAGGCCCGCCAGGGCGACGCGTGGCTTGACAGCTGGGTGTTCGCTGCACGTAATGGCGCGCTGCGTTCGGTCTGGCGCCATGGCCGCCAGGTCGTGGCCGACGGCCGCCACCTGCAGCGCGAGGCCATCACCACCGCCTTTGCCGCCGCCCTGCGTGGCGTGCTGGGCTGA
- the hutI gene encoding imidazolonepropionase, whose product MHVDTLWSNVHLMTLDGEGLGVITDGVLACAAGRIVHVGPAGSDAHLQPTTRIDGEGRWISPGLVDCHTHLVYAGNRANEFEQRLQGVSYADIARAGGGIVSTVRATRAASPQQLAAESRPRLLAMRAEGITTVEIKSGYGLTLDDERKQLQVARALGEECRVNVVPTFLGAHAVPPGREAQEYTDEVCNVMIPAIAAEGLAEAVDVFCETIAFSPAQARQVFEAARANGLAVKIHAEQMSNQHGAELAAGFGALSADHIEHLDDAGIAAMAAAGTVAVLLPGAFYFTRDTTLPPIAALRAAGVPLALATDSNPGTSPLTSPLLAMNMGATLFRLTVDECIAGFTREAARALGHGERIGRLAVGMDCDLAIWDIDAPADLVYRMGFNPLHARVVRGQPDLPASWSNT is encoded by the coding sequence ATGCACGTCGATACCCTCTGGTCCAACGTCCACCTGATGACCCTCGATGGCGAGGGCCTGGGTGTCATCACCGATGGCGTGCTGGCCTGCGCCGCGGGCCGCATCGTCCACGTCGGCCCGGCCGGCAGCGATGCGCACCTGCAGCCGACCACCCGCATCGATGGCGAAGGCCGCTGGATCTCGCCAGGCCTGGTCGACTGCCATACCCACCTGGTCTACGCCGGCAACCGCGCCAACGAATTCGAGCAGCGCCTGCAGGGCGTCAGCTATGCCGACATCGCCCGCGCCGGCGGCGGCATCGTCTCCACCGTGCGCGCCACCCGCGCCGCTTCGCCGCAGCAGCTGGCCGCGGAAAGCCGCCCGCGCCTGCTGGCGATGCGCGCCGAAGGCATCACCACGGTCGAGATCAAATCCGGCTACGGCCTGACCCTGGACGACGAGCGCAAGCAGCTGCAGGTGGCCCGCGCACTTGGCGAGGAATGCCGGGTGAACGTGGTGCCGACCTTCCTCGGCGCGCATGCCGTGCCGCCGGGGCGCGAGGCACAGGAGTACACCGACGAGGTGTGCAACGTGATGATCCCGGCCATCGCCGCTGAGGGCCTGGCCGAGGCCGTGGACGTGTTCTGCGAGACCATCGCGTTCTCGCCGGCGCAGGCGCGGCAGGTTTTTGAGGCGGCGCGTGCGAACGGGCTGGCAGTGAAGATCCATGCCGAGCAGATGAGCAACCAGCACGGCGCCGAACTGGCGGCCGGCTTCGGCGCGCTCTCGGCCGACCATATCGAACACCTGGACGATGCGGGCATCGCCGCGATGGCCGCCGCCGGTACCGTAGCCGTGCTGCTGCCCGGCGCGTTCTATTTCACCCGCGATACCACCCTGCCCCCGATTGCCGCGCTGCGTGCGGCCGGGGTGCCGCTGGCCCTGGCCACCGACAGCAACCCCGGTACCTCACCGCTGACCAGCCCGCTGCTGGCGATGAACATGGGCGCCACCCTGTTCCGCCTGACCGTGGACGAGTGCATCGCCGGCTTCACCCGTGAAGCGGCACGTGCCCTTGGCCATGGCGAACGCATCGGCCGCCTGGCGGTGGGCATGGACTGCGACCTGGCGATCTGGGACATCGACGCGCCGGCCGACCTGGTCTACCGCATGGGATTCAACCCGCTGCACGCGCGCGTGGTGCGCGGGCAGCCCGACCTGCCTGCTTCCTGGAGCAACACATGA
- the hutH gene encoding histidine ammonia-lyase has translation MSNTLVLRPGHVTLAQWRQVYRGAPLALDPDALPVVRASAAAVAAIVAKGAPVYGINTGFGKLASVRIEREDLATLQRNIVLSHAAGVGEPMPADVVRLMMALKLVSLAQGASGVREETLLLLEAMLVKGVLPVVPAQGSVGASGDLAPLSHLASVMLGVGEAFIGDARLPASEALARAGLQPVELDAKEGLALLNGTQFSTAYALAGLFEIETVFQAALVTGALSVEAAKGSDTPFDPRIHAIRGQRGQIATAATLRSLMQGSDIRESHRDNDVRVQDPYCLRCQPQVMGAALDILRQAATTLEIEANGVSDNPLVFTDTGEALSGGNFHAEPVAFAADMLAMAVCEIGSISERRLAMLVDPALSGLPAFLTPRPGLNSGFMIPQVTAAALVSENKQRAYPASVDSIPTSANQEDHVSMAAHGARRLMQMAENAANVIGIELLAAAQGCDFHAPLRSSAALETVRATLRAKVPTLEEDRYFHPDMVAATKLVRSGVLAHGLGELLPTVEPQA, from the coding sequence ATGAGCAATACCCTGGTTCTTCGCCCCGGCCATGTCACCCTTGCCCAGTGGCGGCAGGTCTACCGCGGTGCGCCGCTCGCACTGGACCCGGACGCGCTGCCGGTGGTGCGTGCCAGTGCCGCCGCCGTGGCCGCCATCGTCGCCAAGGGTGCGCCGGTGTACGGCATCAATACCGGCTTCGGCAAGCTGGCCAGCGTGCGCATCGAGCGCGAAGACCTGGCGACCCTGCAGCGGAACATCGTGCTGTCCCATGCGGCCGGCGTGGGCGAGCCGATGCCGGCTGACGTGGTGCGGCTGATGATGGCGCTGAAGCTGGTCAGCCTGGCCCAGGGTGCTTCGGGCGTGCGCGAGGAAACGCTGCTGCTGCTGGAAGCAATGCTGGTGAAGGGCGTGTTGCCGGTGGTGCCGGCGCAGGGCTCGGTCGGCGCATCGGGCGACCTGGCGCCGCTCTCGCACCTGGCAAGCGTGATGCTGGGCGTGGGCGAAGCCTTCATCGGCGACGCGCGCCTGCCGGCGAGCGAGGCGCTGGCACGCGCCGGGCTGCAGCCGGTTGAGCTGGATGCGAAGGAAGGCCTGGCATTGCTCAACGGCACCCAGTTTTCCACCGCTTACGCGCTGGCCGGGCTGTTCGAGATCGAGACCGTGTTCCAGGCCGCACTGGTGACCGGCGCCCTGTCGGTGGAAGCAGCCAAGGGTTCGGACACGCCGTTCGATCCGCGCATCCATGCCATCCGCGGCCAGCGCGGGCAGATCGCCACCGCCGCCACGCTGCGCTCGCTGATGCAGGGCTCGGACATCCGCGAATCGCACCGCGACAACGACGTGCGTGTGCAGGATCCCTACTGCCTGCGCTGCCAGCCGCAGGTGATGGGCGCGGCGCTGGACATTCTGCGCCAGGCCGCCACCACGCTGGAAATCGAAGCCAACGGCGTGTCCGACAATCCGCTGGTGTTCACCGATACCGGCGAAGCGCTGTCCGGTGGCAACTTCCACGCCGAGCCGGTGGCCTTCGCTGCCGACATGCTGGCGATGGCGGTGTGCGAGATCGGTTCGATCAGCGAGCGCCGCCTGGCGATGCTGGTGGACCCGGCGCTGTCCGGCCTGCCGGCCTTCCTGACCCCGCGCCCGGGCCTGAATTCCGGCTTCATGATTCCGCAGGTGACCGCCGCTGCGCTGGTTTCTGAAAACAAGCAGCGCGCCTACCCCGCCAGCGTTGATTCGATCCCGACCTCGGCCAACCAGGAAGACCACGTGTCGATGGCCGCGCACGGCGCACGCCGCTTGATGCAGATGGCCGAGAATGCCGCCAACGTGATCGGCATCGAGCTGCTGGCCGCCGCGCAGGGCTGCGATTTCCACGCGCCGCTGCGCTCCAGCGCCGCACTGGAAACCGTGCGCGCGACCCTGCGCGCGAAGGTGCCGACGTTGGAAGAAGACCGCTACTTCCACCCGGACATGGTGGCCGCCACGAAGCTGGTTCGCAGCGGCGTGCTGGCCCACGGCCTGGGCGAACTGCTGCCGACTGTGGAGCCGCAGGCATGA
- the hutG gene encoding N-formylglutamate deformylase — protein MTAHPEWLTVHEGDAPLIVSFPHTGSELPHELMGDYHSPWLARRDADWWVHDLYDFVRGMGATTVRSAISRSVIDLNRDPSGVSLYPGQNTTGLCPLTTFDNQPLYHAGREPDEAEIARRRDTYFAPYHDALAAQIARLRAHHGTVVVYDAHSIRSHIPHLFDGELPQFNLGTAGPSGTPDTSCDNALSDVVENLLKISGMSQVRNGRFKGGWITRHYSDVPGGVHTLQMELACRGYMHEPLPDQVDEHSWPTPLDPDHAAPLRRTLAQVLTACLEFATNRSAA, from the coding sequence ATGACGGCCCACCCCGAGTGGCTGACGGTGCACGAGGGCGATGCCCCGTTGATCGTCAGCTTCCCGCACACCGGCAGCGAACTGCCGCACGAGCTGATGGGCGACTACCACTCGCCGTGGCTGGCACGTCGCGATGCCGACTGGTGGGTGCACGATCTGTACGATTTCGTGCGCGGCATGGGCGCCACCACGGTGCGTTCGGCCATCTCGCGTTCGGTGATCGACCTCAACCGCGACCCCAGCGGTGTTTCGCTTTACCCCGGCCAGAACACCACCGGCCTGTGCCCGCTGACCACCTTCGACAACCAGCCGCTGTACCACGCCGGCCGCGAACCGGACGAGGCGGAAATCGCACGGCGGCGCGATACGTATTTCGCGCCCTACCACGATGCGCTGGCCGCGCAGATCGCACGCCTGCGCGCGCACCACGGCACCGTGGTGGTGTATGACGCGCATTCGATCCGCTCGCATATCCCGCATCTGTTCGACGGCGAGCTGCCGCAGTTCAACCTGGGCACGGCCGGTCCATCCGGAACACCGGACACGTCCTGCGACAACGCGCTGAGTGATGTCGTGGAAAACCTGCTGAAGATCAGCGGCATGAGCCAGGTGCGCAACGGCCGCTTCAAGGGCGGCTGGATCACCCGCCACTACAGCGATGTTCCCGGCGGCGTGCACACCCTGCAGATGGAGCTGGCCTGCCGTGGCTACATGCACGAACCCCTGCCCGACCAGGTGGACGAGCACAGCTGGCCGACCCCGCTGGACCCCGACCATGCCGCTCCGCTGCGCCGCACGCTGGCGCAGGTGCTGACGGCGTGCCTTGAATTCGCTACGAACCGGAGTGCCGCATGA